From one Flavobacteriales bacterium genomic stretch:
- a CDS encoding YdcF family protein, whose product MSVLRAWLYLCSLLPNARRILRRLLVIAGAFLLLMIALAFTRMPFDAHRWLGTAAGECRGETGLIVVLGGSGMPSAPELLRLHRTAELAHAWPDAALAIVHPGDPQAIEAMRDELILRGVDGTRILLINEGDNTRAQALAVGARGLPNVKAISTAIVTAPENMYRSVLTFRKAGFINACGAPAWEHAMFHEFNYDHGAVGGKAWAPDLSDQPALRYTFWNYLKLEVTCMREYMAIAYYWLNGWI is encoded by the coding sequence ATGTCCGTGCTGCGCGCCTGGCTCTACCTCTGCTCGTTGCTGCCCAACGCACGCCGCATCCTGCGCAGGCTGCTCGTCATCGCGGGTGCCTTCCTGCTGCTGATGATCGCGCTGGCTTTCACGCGCATGCCCTTCGATGCGCACCGGTGGCTGGGCACTGCGGCGGGCGAGTGCCGAGGCGAGACAGGGCTGATTGTGGTTCTGGGTGGAAGCGGCATGCCCTCAGCACCCGAATTGCTTCGGCTGCATCGCACTGCGGAACTGGCGCATGCCTGGCCCGATGCCGCATTGGCCATCGTGCATCCCGGAGATCCGCAAGCCATCGAAGCGATGCGGGACGAGCTGATCCTGCGCGGCGTGGACGGCACCCGGATCCTCCTGATCAACGAGGGCGACAATACGCGCGCGCAAGCCTTGGCCGTAGGCGCTCGGGGCCTCCCGAACGTGAAGGCCATCTCCACCGCCATTGTGACTGCGCCCGAGAATATGTACCGAAGCGTGCTCACCTTCCGGAAAGCGGGCTTCATTAATGCGTGCGGGGCGCCGGCATGGGAGCATGCGATGTTCCATGAATTCAACTACGATCATGGCGCTGTCGGCGGCAAGGCTTGGGCGCCCGATCTATCCGACCAGCCTGCGCTGCGATACACCTTCTGGAATTATCTGAAACTGGAGGTCACCTGCATGCGGGAGTACATGGCCATAGCCTACTACTGGTTGAACGGCTGGATCTGA
- a CDS encoding PKD domain-containing protein, which produces MLQRYALTLLLGAAALAARATHFSGGEIYWTCLGNDQYQITLMVYRDCAGINVDPNVTLQLNSPCGNTSMTVSHSGPTEISQLCNTELPNSTCNGGTLPGIQQYTYTGTITLAPCDSWTISYTNIYRNDAIVNLVAPGTQRTHINAIVNTLVSPCNDSPQFSNTAIPYVCMGYPITYSFGAWDPEGDSLSYELINAMGLGGAPIPYQPPYTFQDPIPGITLDPVTGEVNFTLNMLGNWVVVVRVHHWVNGVLVGSVMRDMQFVAFPCGNDPPDPATGVITGLTGNAVQLGPRAIQVCESGNFCFSFAINDPNLTNVLEAFSNIGQNLPGATFTYTAGNPLMGQVCWTALPNTSGFFPFIVNVDDGACPIPAFQTYIYSVTVIPGLYGTMSTTGELCLGTGDGTATANVTAGTAPFTYAWSTGATAPSISAPPGTYTVTMTDVNNCVSPPITGIIGTQSMPNQAIAGTDVIGCVGSFPVTLGGSVVNATGGIWSGGAGTYGGTWPSITYTPTAAEIAAGTVTLTLTTTGNNNCPPDSDTATLLIQNSFANVSLSSDPASCNGGSDGSASVVNGQPGFTYQWSTTPVQTAATATGLAQGTYGVIITDSYNCIISLSATVMQPPALEISIIAIGDESCAGSGDGTLTASASGGTPPYSYTWSNGASGALLTATAGTYTVSVTDANSCGPVTATATINAAALPNQADAGADLVGCIGSFPIVLNGSVTNATGGAWSGGTGNFSGTWPAVSYEPSADDVAANGVTLTLTTTGNANCPPATDQVFINIPNSFANAQVTPTDAVCFGTATGSAGFSPDLPGYTYAWSTAPVQTSATATGLMGGDYTVTATDAFGCSITLSTTIGPNAPLSIVSITGTDESCAGSANGTATVEATGGAAPYSYLWSNGETTSSISVGAGDYTVTVTDANNCAPESASITIAAAAQPNVAVAGPDLLGCVGNFPIALFGSVLNADSGLWSGNGTLSGSWPGVSYTPTAGEIAANSATLTLTTVGNPNCPPATDQMVITIPNSFANLSTTTVNAPCSGQTIGSASVTPVIPGHTYLWNDPAAQTTSTAGNLAAGTYTVTVSDGPGCSTTLTATVTSPDPIIVASITSTDETCAGFGNGTASVTAAGGTPPYSYLWSNGATTQSISASAGNYIVGITDVNDCAVAIGMVTINALAQPNQVNAGTNQVACMGSYPISLNGSVVNATGGVWSGGTGTWLNTSLSAQYMPSSAEIANGGLTLTLTTTGNPICPPASDQVVISLSNAFIGAGLTTTNIDCNGNANGSIAYAPLVAGNGYQWNDQAGQSTPTATDLAPGAYTITITDALGCDTSLTAVVTEPAPLAITAFNLTDVSCNGGNNGTAYALVSGGTPQYTYAWSGGQATPAITALSAGPLSLIVNDANGCTVQADGVINEPPPLSFMAVVPDTACVNEPVTLVAQGSGGTGNLTFNWGPLGTGNPITVSFTQSQNVQLSVSDQNGCTAPAQFYPVQVLDLNAASFTTYGDTTICPGGIPAMVGALLANYAGSYMITWPELGQNGTGPYTVPFTTNQDLNVTVTDQCGNTLQQVVELRVETPPAITLPPIIAEGCAPLTVTFPDLQLGPGLSYLWNLGNGSTSVAQQPVLVYQAGSYAVSLTVSTPIGCTSSSGTNGTINAWLPPSAGFSASTYNTTADNASIDFTDQSQGSIATWDWTFGDGGTSSAMNPTYAYGDVGTFQVIMQVTDIHGCMDEAEALISIAPIHEVVIPTAFTPTGNGGYYDPNALNNDVFYAFARFVDDFRMRIFNRWGELIFESDDVRYGWDGTYRGQLSPQDVYVVQTWVRFVDGKEKQMLTDLTLFR; this is translated from the coding sequence ATGCTCCAACGATACGCCCTCACCTTGCTCCTTGGCGCCGCAGCGCTCGCTGCCCGCGCCACGCATTTCTCAGGCGGCGAGATCTACTGGACCTGCCTTGGCAACGACCAGTACCAGATCACGCTGATGGTGTACCGCGATTGCGCCGGGATAAACGTTGACCCGAACGTCACGCTGCAGCTCAACAGTCCTTGCGGAAACACCAGCATGACGGTGAGCCACAGCGGGCCCACGGAGATCAGCCAGCTGTGCAACACGGAATTGCCGAACAGCACGTGCAACGGCGGCACGCTGCCGGGCATACAGCAATACACCTACACGGGGACGATCACCCTCGCCCCCTGCGACTCGTGGACGATCTCCTACACCAACATCTACCGGAACGATGCGATCGTGAACCTGGTGGCGCCCGGCACGCAGCGCACGCACATCAACGCGATCGTGAACACCTTGGTGAGCCCTTGCAATGATTCGCCGCAATTCTCGAACACGGCCATCCCGTATGTGTGCATGGGATATCCGATCACCTACAGTTTCGGTGCCTGGGATCCCGAAGGCGATTCGCTCAGCTACGAGCTGATCAACGCGATGGGCCTTGGAGGGGCCCCCATCCCCTATCAGCCGCCTTACACGTTCCAGGATCCCATCCCGGGCATCACGCTCGACCCCGTCACGGGTGAAGTGAACTTCACGCTGAACATGCTGGGCAACTGGGTCGTAGTGGTGCGCGTGCACCACTGGGTGAACGGGGTGCTCGTCGGCTCCGTGATGCGCGACATGCAGTTCGTGGCTTTCCCTTGCGGCAACGATCCGCCCGATCCAGCGACAGGCGTGATCACGGGCCTCACCGGCAATGCCGTGCAGCTCGGTCCGCGCGCCATCCAAGTGTGCGAATCCGGCAACTTCTGCTTCAGCTTCGCCATCAACGACCCCAACCTGACCAATGTGCTGGAGGCCTTCAGCAACATCGGGCAGAACCTGCCGGGTGCCACTTTCACCTACACGGCGGGCAATCCGCTGATGGGACAGGTTTGCTGGACGGCGCTGCCGAACACCTCCGGCTTCTTCCCCTTCATCGTGAATGTGGACGACGGGGCCTGCCCGATCCCGGCCTTCCAGACCTACATCTATTCGGTCACGGTGATCCCCGGCCTTTACGGCACCATGAGCACCACAGGCGAACTCTGCCTCGGCACCGGCGATGGCACCGCCACCGCGAACGTCACGGCTGGCACGGCGCCTTTCACTTATGCCTGGAGCACGGGCGCAACCGCCCCCAGCATCTCCGCCCCGCCAGGAACCTACACGGTGACCATGACCGACGTGAACAATTGCGTATCGCCGCCGATCACGGGCATCATTGGCACGCAATCGATGCCGAACCAGGCCATTGCCGGAACCGACGTGATAGGCTGCGTTGGTAGTTTCCCTGTGACATTGGGCGGATCCGTGGTGAATGCCACCGGAGGCATCTGGAGCGGAGGTGCCGGGACCTACGGAGGCACCTGGCCCTCGATCACGTACACGCCCACCGCAGCAGAGATTGCCGCAGGCACCGTGACGCTCACCCTTACCACCACCGGCAACAACAACTGCCCGCCTGACAGCGATACCGCCACCTTGCTGATCCAGAACAGCTTCGCGAATGTGAGCCTATCATCGGACCCCGCTTCTTGCAACGGCGGAAGCGATGGCAGCGCGTCGGTTGTGAACGGCCAGCCCGGGTTCACCTATCAATGGAGCACCACGCCGGTGCAGACCGCAGCAACGGCCACCGGCCTCGCGCAGGGCACCTATGGGGTCATCATCACCGATTCCTACAACTGCATCATCAGCCTCAGTGCCACGGTGATGCAACCGCCCGCGCTCGAGATCAGCATCATCGCCATCGGCGACGAGAGTTGCGCCGGTTCGGGTGATGGCACGCTGACGGCCAGCGCCAGCGGCGGAACGCCGCCCTACAGCTACACCTGGAGCAACGGGGCAAGCGGCGCGCTGCTCACGGCCACAGCGGGGACCTACACCGTGAGCGTCACTGATGCGAACAGCTGCGGTCCGGTCACTGCCACCGCAACCATCAATGCAGCCGCATTGCCGAATCAAGCCGATGCGGGCGCCGACCTCGTGGGTTGCATCGGCAGTTTCCCCATTGTCTTGAATGGCAGCGTGACCAACGCCACAGGCGGCGCTTGGAGCGGTGGCACCGGCAACTTCTCCGGGACTTGGCCCGCGGTGAGCTATGAACCAAGTGCTGATGATGTCGCAGCCAACGGAGTGACCCTCACGCTCACCACCACGGGAAACGCCAACTGCCCTCCTGCCACGGATCAAGTCTTCATCAATATCCCGAACAGCTTCGCGAATGCGCAAGTAACACCTACGGATGCGGTCTGCTTCGGCACGGCCACGGGCTCAGCCGGATTCAGCCCGGACCTGCCCGGGTACACCTATGCTTGGAGCACGGCACCAGTGCAGACCAGCGCTACCGCAACCGGCCTCATGGGCGGCGACTACACCGTGACCGCCACCGATGCCTTCGGATGCAGCATCACCTTGAGCACCACCATCGGTCCGAACGCGCCATTGAGCATCGTGAGCATCACGGGCACGGACGAGAGCTGCGCCGGTTCCGCCAATGGCACGGCCACCGTTGAAGCAACCGGTGGCGCGGCACCCTACAGTTACCTCTGGAGCAATGGCGAAACGACGTCGAGCATCAGTGTTGGCGCTGGCGACTACACTGTGACCGTAACTGATGCGAACAACTGCGCACCGGAAAGCGCCTCGATCACCATCGCAGCCGCAGCGCAGCCTAACGTGGCGGTTGCCGGTCCGGACTTGCTGGGCTGCGTGGGCAACTTCCCCATCGCGCTCTTCGGAAGCGTGCTGAACGCCGACAGCGGCCTGTGGAGCGGGAATGGGACACTCAGTGGAAGCTGGCCCGGCGTCAGTTACACGCCAACGGCTGGAGAGATTGCCGCCAACAGCGCGACGCTTACGCTCACCACCGTGGGCAACCCCAACTGTCCGCCTGCAACCGACCAGATGGTGATCACCATCCCCAACAGCTTCGCGAACCTGAGCACCACCACGGTGAATGCGCCTTGCAGCGGACAGACCATCGGCTCCGCGAGCGTGACCCCGGTAATCCCTGGCCACACCTACCTGTGGAACGACCCCGCTGCGCAAACCACGTCCACCGCGGGCAACCTGGCAGCGGGCACCTACACGGTGACGGTATCCGATGGCCCTGGCTGCAGCACCACGCTCACCGCCACGGTGACCTCACCGGACCCGATAATCGTTGCAAGCATCACCAGCACCGATGAGACCTGCGCGGGCTTCGGCAACGGAACGGCCTCGGTGACCGCTGCCGGCGGCACTCCTCCATACAGCTACCTGTGGAGCAACGGCGCCACCACGCAGAGCATCAGCGCCAGCGCGGGCAACTACATCGTTGGCATCACCGATGTGAACGATTGCGCAGTGGCCATCGGCATGGTGACCATCAACGCGTTGGCTCAGCCCAATCAGGTGAACGCCGGCACGAATCAGGTGGCGTGCATGGGCAGCTATCCGATCAGCCTCAACGGCTCGGTGGTGAACGCCACCGGCGGCGTCTGGAGCGGCGGCACCGGCACCTGGTTGAATACCAGCCTGAGCGCGCAGTACATGCCGAGCAGCGCGGAGATCGCCAATGGCGGACTCACGCTCACGCTCACCACCACCGGCAATCCGATCTGTCCGCCAGCGAGCGACCAGGTCGTCATCAGCCTCAGCAACGCATTCATCGGCGCGGGGCTCACCACAACGAACATCGATTGCAACGGCAACGCGAACGGCAGCATCGCATACGCTCCCCTGGTGGCCGGTAATGGCTACCAATGGAACGACCAGGCCGGTCAATCAACGCCAACGGCAACGGACCTCGCTCCGGGCGCCTACACCATCACCATCACCGATGCGCTCGGCTGCGACACTTCGCTCACCGCGGTGGTCACGGAGCCTGCGCCCCTCGCGATCACTGCCTTCAACCTCACCGATGTGAGCTGCAACGGCGGCAACAACGGCACCGCCTATGCGCTGGTGAGCGGTGGAACCCCGCAATACACCTACGCCTGGAGCGGTGGCCAAGCCACACCGGCGATAACCGCTCTTTCTGCTGGTCCGCTCAGCCTGATCGTGAACGATGCCAACGGCTGCACCGTGCAAGCCGATGGCGTGATCAACGAACCGCCGCCTTTGAGCTTCATGGCCGTGGTGCCCGACACGGCGTGCGTGAATGAACCGGTGACGCTGGTGGCGCAGGGAAGCGGCGGAACAGGCAACCTAACCTTCAACTGGGGCCCGCTCGGAACAGGCAACCCCATCACGGTGAGCTTCACGCAATCGCAGAACGTGCAGCTGAGCGTGAGCGATCAGAACGGCTGCACTGCGCCCGCGCAGTTCTATCCGGTCCAGGTGCTCGACCTGAATGCGGCCAGCTTCACCACCTATGGCGACACCACGATCTGCCCCGGTGGGATCCCCGCCATGGTGGGCGCGCTGCTCGCGAACTACGCCGGCTCATACATGATCACTTGGCCCGAACTGGGACAGAACGGCACAGGCCCCTACACCGTACCGTTCACGACGAATCAGGACCTCAATGTGACCGTGACCGACCAGTGCGGCAACACGCTGCAACAGGTGGTGGAGTTGCGCGTAGAAACGCCGCCCGCCATCACCCTGCCGCCGATCATCGCGGAGGGCTGTGCACCGCTCACCGTGACCTTCCCAGACCTGCAACTCGGCCCCGGCCTCAGCTACCTCTGGAACCTGGGCAATGGCAGCACCAGCGTGGCGCAGCAGCCTGTGCTCGTGTACCAAGCAGGCAGCTACGCGGTGAGCCTCACCGTGAGCACGCCCATCGGATGCACGAGCAGCAGCGGCACGAATGGCACGATCAACGCATGGCTGCCCCCCAGCGCAGGCTTCAGCGCCAGCACTTATAACACCACGGCGGACAATGCCAGCATCGATTTCACCGACCAGAGCCAGGGCAGCATCGCCACATGGGATTGGACCTTCGGCGATGGCGGCACCAGCAGCGCCATGAACCCCACCTACGCGTACGGCGATGTGGGCACCTTCCAGGTGATCATGCAGGTGACCGACATCCATGGCTGCATGGACGAGGCGGAGGCACTGATCAGCATCGCACCGATCCACGAGGTCGTGATTCCCACCGCGTTCACCCCAACAGGCAACGGCGGCTACTACGACCCCAATGCACTCAACAACGACGTGTTCTATGCCTTCGCGCGCTTCGTTGACGACTTCCGCATGCGGATCTTCAACCGCTGGGGCGAACTGATCTTCGAGAGCGACGACGTGCGCTATGGCTGGGATGGCACCTATCGCGGTCAGCTCAGTCCGCAGGATGTCTATGTGGTGCAGACCTGGGTGCGCTTCGTGGACGGCAAGGAGAAGCAGATGCTCACCGATCTCACGCTCTTCCGATGA
- a CDS encoding type IX secretion system membrane protein PorP/SprF has translation MKARYALLLLLFPVLAAHGQDPQFSQWYAAAQYLNPALTGNTHQDRIALNYRLQWPGVQPGYETYMAAYDHRFSTAPIGMGAMVLRDKAGTSGLTSTTIGLSYSYEARLSYKRALRGGVRLGYTMRGVDPSGYLFADQVIRDNAPVTIEPNLVPRTNYLDLAGGLMYYTEGLWAGVSMNHLNRPNMSLMVDGQAPLERRVSVHAGYRFPLDGQRNLSKSETRMTLATHYKMQGKWDQLDLGAYADHKQFTAGLWYRGLPIVKAYQPGYGNNEAIVLMVGYETENQLRFVYSYDITISKLTMRSAGAHEVSLIYEWPKQAKKRKHKIVPCPKF, from the coding sequence ATGAAGGCACGGTATGCGCTCCTTCTCTTGCTGTTCCCGGTGCTCGCCGCTCACGGACAGGATCCGCAGTTCTCGCAGTGGTACGCGGCGGCGCAATACCTCAATCCTGCGCTCACCGGCAACACGCACCAGGACCGCATCGCACTCAATTACCGGCTGCAGTGGCCGGGCGTGCAGCCGGGCTACGAGACCTACATGGCCGCATACGACCATCGCTTCAGCACGGCTCCCATCGGCATGGGCGCCATGGTACTGCGCGATAAGGCCGGCACCAGCGGGCTCACCAGCACCACCATCGGCCTCAGCTACAGCTATGAAGCTCGGCTCAGCTACAAGCGCGCATTGCGCGGGGGCGTGCGCTTGGGCTATACCATGCGCGGCGTGGATCCCAGCGGCTACCTCTTCGCCGACCAGGTGATCCGCGACAACGCACCGGTGACCATCGAGCCGAACCTCGTGCCGCGCACCAACTACCTCGACCTCGCCGGAGGCCTGATGTACTACACCGAAGGGCTGTGGGCAGGCGTGAGCATGAATCACCTGAACCGGCCGAACATGAGCCTGATGGTGGATGGCCAAGCGCCCCTGGAGCGTCGGGTGAGCGTGCATGCGGGCTACCGCTTCCCGCTCGACGGCCAGCGCAACCTGAGCAAGAGCGAGACGCGCATGACGCTGGCCACGCACTACAAGATGCAGGGCAAGTGGGACCAGCTCGACCTCGGCGCCTATGCCGACCACAAGCAGTTCACCGCTGGCCTCTGGTACCGCGGGCTGCCCATCGTGAAGGCCTATCAGCCGGGATACGGCAACAACGAGGCGATCGTGCTCATGGTCGGCTACGAGACCGAGAACCAATTGCGCTTCGTGTACAGCTACGACATCACCATCAGCAAGCTCACCATGCGCAGCGCCGGTGCGCACGAGGTCTCCTTGATCTACGAATGGCCCAAGCAGGCCAAGAAGCGCAAGCACAAGATCGTGCCCTGCCCGAAGTTCTAG